Proteins co-encoded in one Mycobacteriales bacterium genomic window:
- a CDS encoding EAL domain-containing protein, with the protein MASPSPLARAARTAGVAVVALAALGYLAVLVLDTGSRTAVVVDDLGNLASPTLAALLCGGAVRRCSGRLRASWALLGGFAATWAAGQAAWCWYEVVQRETVPFPGLPDVGFVLSVPFAVAALLVHPQAPRLVTGRVRLLTEGVMVAAALLALSWRFVLADSYRESGLSGLAQVLALAYPALDVLLITVLFLLLGGATRATARPLLLVAGALVCGAAGHVAYGLLSMSGDWVPGNPVDAAWGWGFLLLAAGAAVQRPVVLEARPDRLPGPVSGALPYIPAIVVFTAMISDRLRGIVQERVVAVLVLVIMVTIIVRQFSALLENSRLNRDLESVVEERTAELRRTAETDPLTGLPNRTLLFVRVAEALAAGPVAVALIDLNGFKAVNDSLGHAAGDELLVEVALRLDAAVPDGWTVARLGGDEFAVVMLGVGTPEEATAAGDRLLGALTGQVRIGDRPVEVAASLGVVVAEPHDTPQDLLRNADVAMYAAKDAGREARRRGRGTGRVFVPAMRERLLQRVAMEADLRRALAHGEVVPYYQPVVELPGGGIRGVEALARWTRHDGEDIPPGVFVPLAEECGLVQELGRAVLLQACLDAGAWHREAAAGLMAEAPTLSVNVSAVQLASPTFVDDVREALRLGGFPPEELVLEITETAVVQDTETAAGRLMELRHLGVRIALDDFGTGYSALGVLQRLPVDIIKIDRAFVRDVHLGPREAALATAVLTLAASLGLTVIAEGIELPEQAERLEALGCRLAQGFLYSQAVPALALGAALRDRTPGTPYNGASVPAASAAGAH; encoded by the coding sequence GTGGCCTCCCCCAGCCCGCTGGCCCGTGCCGCCCGTACCGCAGGCGTCGCGGTCGTGGCGCTGGCCGCCCTCGGCTACCTCGCTGTGCTGGTCCTGGACACCGGCAGTCGTACGGCTGTCGTCGTCGACGACCTCGGCAACCTCGCGTCCCCGACCCTCGCCGCGCTGCTGTGCGGTGGCGCGGTCCGCCGCTGCTCGGGTCGTCTGCGCGCCTCGTGGGCGCTGCTCGGAGGCTTCGCGGCCACGTGGGCGGCCGGCCAGGCCGCGTGGTGCTGGTACGAGGTGGTCCAGCGCGAGACCGTTCCCTTCCCCGGCCTGCCCGACGTCGGGTTCGTGCTGTCGGTCCCGTTCGCCGTCGCCGCCCTGCTCGTCCACCCGCAGGCACCGCGGCTCGTCACCGGCCGGGTGCGGCTGCTGACCGAGGGCGTCATGGTCGCGGCTGCGCTACTGGCGCTGTCGTGGCGCTTCGTCCTGGCCGACTCCTACCGCGAGAGCGGTCTGAGCGGGCTGGCCCAGGTGCTGGCGCTGGCCTATCCCGCGCTCGACGTCCTGCTCATCACGGTGCTCTTCCTGCTCCTGGGCGGGGCGACGCGGGCGACCGCCCGCCCGCTGCTGCTCGTCGCCGGGGCGCTGGTGTGCGGAGCCGCCGGTCACGTCGCCTACGGCCTGCTGTCCATGTCGGGTGACTGGGTCCCGGGTAACCCGGTCGACGCCGCCTGGGGGTGGGGCTTCCTGCTGCTCGCCGCCGGTGCGGCCGTCCAGCGGCCGGTGGTGCTCGAGGCCCGCCCCGACCGCCTCCCCGGGCCGGTGTCGGGCGCACTGCCCTACATCCCGGCCATCGTCGTGTTCACCGCGATGATCTCGGACCGACTGCGCGGCATCGTCCAAGAGCGGGTGGTCGCGGTCCTCGTCCTCGTGATCATGGTGACCATCATCGTGCGCCAGTTCTCCGCGCTGCTGGAGAACAGCCGGCTCAACCGCGACCTCGAGTCCGTCGTCGAGGAGCGCACCGCCGAGCTGCGTCGGACGGCCGAGACCGACCCGCTCACCGGACTGCCCAACCGCACGCTGCTGTTCGTCCGCGTCGCCGAGGCCCTCGCCGCCGGACCGGTCGCGGTCGCGCTGATCGACCTCAACGGCTTCAAGGCGGTCAACGACAGCCTCGGGCACGCCGCCGGTGACGAGCTGCTGGTGGAGGTCGCGCTCCGGCTGGACGCGGCGGTCCCGGACGGGTGGACGGTCGCGCGGCTCGGTGGTGACGAGTTCGCGGTCGTCATGCTCGGGGTCGGCACTCCCGAGGAGGCCACGGCTGCAGGTGACCGCCTGCTGGGTGCGCTCACCGGTCAGGTGCGCATCGGGGACCGACCGGTGGAGGTCGCGGCGAGCCTCGGGGTCGTCGTCGCCGAGCCCCACGACACGCCACAGGACCTGCTCCGCAACGCCGACGTCGCGATGTACGCCGCGAAGGACGCCGGTCGCGAGGCCCGCCGCAGGGGGCGGGGGACCGGGCGGGTCTTTGTTCCCGCGATGCGGGAGCGGTTGCTGCAGCGGGTCGCCATGGAGGCGGACCTGCGCCGCGCGCTGGCGCACGGCGAGGTCGTCCCCTACTACCAGCCGGTCGTCGAGCTGCCCGGCGGGGGGATCCGAGGCGTGGAGGCCCTCGCCCGGTGGACCCGCCACGACGGCGAGGACATCCCGCCGGGCGTCTTCGTGCCCCTGGCCGAGGAGTGCGGGCTCGTGCAGGAGCTGGGCCGGGCCGTGCTGCTGCAGGCCTGCCTCGATGCGGGCGCCTGGCACCGCGAGGCCGCGGCCGGCCTGATGGCCGAAGCACCCACCCTGTCGGTCAACGTCTCCGCGGTGCAGCTGGCCTCACCGACCTTCGTCGACGACGTGCGCGAGGCCCTGCGCCTCGGCGGCTTCCCCCCGGAGGAGCTGGTCCTCGAGATCACCGAGACCGCGGTCGTGCAGGACACCGAGACCGCCGCGGGCAGGCTCATGGAGCTGCGCCACCTCGGAGTGCGCATCGCTCTCGACGACTTCGGCACCGGCTACAGCGCCCTCGGCGTCCTGCAGCGGCTGCCCGTCGACATCATCAAGATCGACCGCGCCTTCGTGCGGGACGTCCACCTCGGTCCGCGCGAGGCGGCCCTCGCCACAGCGGTGCTGACCCTGGCGGCGAGCCTCGGGCTCACCGTCATCGCGGAGGGCATCGAGCTGCCCGAGCAGGCGGAGCGGCTGGAGGCCCTCGGGTGCCGGCTCGCGCAGGGCTTCCTCTACAGCCAGGCCGTCCCGGCGCTGGCCCTCGGCGCCGCCCTGCGCGACCGGACCCCTGGGACCCCGTACAACGGTGCGTCCGTCCCCGCGGCGTCAGCCGCCGGGGCGCACTGA
- a CDS encoding Uma2 family endonuclease, with protein MTIAARPGRHWVPDDLPGLPDDGNRYEIVDGELRVSPSPPWQHNAIAFELGVVLRAAAPAGLRVVVPGGGVLTPRAYLIPDLAVVETAQALDRDHKGDPARIRLVVEVQSPSTGVDDAREKALHYAAAGIPSYWRILREPTPEIVVLELQGKEYAEVARGPAVDVTLPFPVRLDLPSLLV; from the coding sequence ATGACGATCGCAGCCCGGCCGGGCCGGCACTGGGTGCCCGACGACCTGCCGGGCCTGCCCGATGACGGCAACCGCTACGAGATCGTCGACGGGGAGCTCCGCGTGAGCCCGTCCCCGCCCTGGCAGCACAACGCGATCGCCTTCGAACTGGGCGTCGTGCTCCGTGCCGCAGCACCTGCCGGCCTGCGCGTCGTCGTCCCCGGCGGCGGCGTCCTCACACCGCGGGCCTACCTCATCCCCGATCTCGCCGTCGTCGAGACGGCCCAGGCGCTCGACCGCGACCACAAGGGCGATCCCGCCCGCATCCGTCTCGTCGTCGAGGTGCAGAGCCCGTCGACCGGTGTCGACGACGCCCGCGAGAAGGCACTGCACTACGCGGCGGCCGGCATCCCGTCGTACTGGCGGATCCTCCGCGAACCGACCCCCGAGATCGTCGTCCTCGAGCTCCAGGGCAAGGAGTACGCCGAAGTCGCCCGCGGGCCCGCGGTCGACGTCACCCTGCCCTTCCCGGTGCGGCTGGACCTTCCCTCCCTGCTGGTCTGA
- a CDS encoding type III pantothenate kinase — translation MLLTVDVGNTNTVLGLFDGPELFESYRLKTDPRVTADEMALVFRGLLSRHPSPDGVAVCSTVPAVLDQLRQMFDRYFADVPTIVVGPGVKTGVPLLYDNPREVGPDRVVNTLAAHTLYGGPAVVVDFGTSTNFDVVSERGEFLGGALAPGIEISVDALAARAARLFKVELVEPRSVIGKTTNEALQSGLLYGFAGQVDGMVARITRELGERPVVIATGGLSHLMASVCETLDHHEPDLTLIGLRLVYEKNT, via the coding sequence GTGCTGCTCACCGTCGACGTCGGCAACACCAACACCGTCCTCGGGCTCTTCGACGGGCCGGAGCTCTTCGAGAGCTACCGCCTCAAGACCGACCCGCGGGTCACCGCCGACGAGATGGCGCTGGTCTTCCGCGGCCTGCTGTCGCGCCACCCCTCGCCCGATGGCGTCGCGGTCTGCTCAACGGTGCCCGCGGTCCTCGACCAGCTGCGGCAGATGTTCGACCGCTACTTCGCCGACGTCCCGACCATCGTCGTCGGCCCGGGCGTGAAGACCGGCGTCCCGCTGCTCTACGACAACCCGCGCGAGGTCGGGCCCGACCGCGTCGTCAACACCCTCGCCGCCCACACCCTCTACGGCGGCCCCGCTGTCGTCGTCGACTTCGGCACCTCGACCAACTTCGACGTCGTCAGCGAGCGCGGCGAGTTCCTCGGCGGGGCGCTCGCCCCCGGCATCGAGATCTCCGTCGACGCCCTCGCCGCCCGGGCAGCGCGCCTCTTCAAGGTCGAGCTCGTCGAGCCGCGCTCGGTCATCGGCAAGACCACCAACGAGGCCCTGCAGTCCGGCCTGCTCTACGGCTTCGCCGGGCAGGTCGACGGCATGGTCGCCCGCATCACCCGCGAGCTCGGCGAGCGACCCGTCGTCATCGCCACCGGCGGGCTGTCGCACCTGATGGCCAGCGTCTGCGAGACCCTCGACCACCACGAGCCCGACCTCACCCTGATCGGCCTGCGCCTCGTCTACGAGAAGAACACCTGA
- the nadC gene encoding carboxylating nicotinate-nucleotide diphosphorylase produces MHAATAQALADADLDPAYVESVARAAVEEDLAGGVDVTSVATVPEGLIGTAAFVPRAAGVVAGVPVAMAVLDVVGDVEVQLFEHDGQRVVGGEVVLEARGPVRALLTAERSALNLLCHLSGVATLTRAWADAVEGTGARVRDTRKTMPGLRLLEKYAVRCGGGVNHRMGLSDAALVKDNHVVAAGGVAQAFAAVRATFPGLDVEVECDTVEQVREVVAAGADLVLLDNMTLDQMRASVALCAPAGVRTEASGGLTLATARAVAETGVDFLAVGALTHSAPVLDLGVDLRLEP; encoded by the coding sequence CTGCACGCCGCCACCGCCCAGGCGCTCGCCGACGCAGACCTCGATCCGGCGTACGTCGAATCCGTCGCCAGAGCTGCTGTCGAGGAGGACCTCGCAGGCGGGGTCGACGTGACCAGCGTGGCCACCGTCCCCGAAGGGCTCATCGGCACCGCCGCCTTCGTGCCGCGGGCAGCCGGCGTCGTCGCCGGAGTGCCGGTCGCGATGGCTGTGCTCGACGTCGTCGGTGATGTCGAGGTGCAGCTGTTCGAGCACGACGGGCAGCGGGTCGTCGGGGGAGAGGTCGTCCTCGAGGCCCGCGGGCCAGTCCGCGCGCTGCTCACCGCCGAGCGGTCAGCGCTCAACCTGCTGTGCCACCTGTCCGGGGTCGCGACCCTCACGCGGGCCTGGGCCGACGCGGTCGAGGGCACCGGCGCGCGGGTGCGCGACACCCGCAAGACGATGCCTGGCCTGCGGCTGCTGGAGAAGTACGCCGTGCGCTGCGGCGGGGGCGTCAACCACCGGATGGGGCTGTCGGACGCCGCGCTCGTCAAGGACAACCACGTCGTCGCTGCGGGCGGTGTCGCGCAGGCCTTCGCGGCCGTGCGCGCGACCTTCCCCGGCCTCGACGTCGAGGTCGAGTGCGACACCGTCGAGCAGGTCCGCGAGGTCGTCGCGGCCGGCGCCGACCTGGTGCTGCTCGACAACATGACCCTCGACCAGATGCGCGCCTCCGTCGCCCTCTGCGCGCCCGCCGGGGTCCGCACCGAGGCCTCCGGCGGCCTCACCCTCGCGACCGCCAGGGCCGTCGCCGAGACCGGCGTCGACTTCCTCGCCGTCGGCGCGCTCACCCACTCCGCCCCGGTCCTCGACCTCGGCGTCGACCTGCGCCTGGAGCCCTGA
- a CDS encoding DUF445 domain-containing protein: MTTTVTDEQRRADLRRYKALATGLLLVAAAVYAVTLATGSDGWVRAGAEAALVGGLADWFAVTALFRRPLGLPIPHTAIIPTRKDQLGQGLSDFVGTQFLSAEVVGERVRGAEVSRRVGAWLAQPHNAERVGQELATAASSAVGVLRDDDVRGLVADALTRRLEQVQVGPVLGRVLGPVVADGAHHGLVDVAASRLHAWLRDNREQVQRVVADQAPDWSPRFVDRKVAEKVYDELLRVAANVDADPRHPLRATIDSFLARLATDLREDPSTIASTDSLVQRLSARPEVREALHDLVSAGRKLVLELVEDPTSDLRRRVAEALAAFGARVARDEALQRRLDDQLLRAVLHVVEGYRDELTRVITDTVERWDGPETARRIELQVGRDLQFIRLNGTVVGALAGLAIHAVTLLA, translated from the coding sequence GTGACGACGACCGTGACCGACGAGCAGCGACGTGCGGACCTGCGCCGCTACAAGGCGCTGGCGACCGGGCTGCTGCTGGTCGCGGCCGCGGTCTACGCGGTCACCCTCGCGACCGGGAGCGACGGCTGGGTCCGGGCCGGGGCCGAGGCGGCGCTGGTCGGCGGGCTCGCGGACTGGTTCGCCGTCACGGCGCTGTTCCGCCGGCCGCTCGGGCTGCCGATCCCGCACACCGCGATCATCCCGACCCGCAAGGACCAGCTGGGCCAGGGCTTGTCGGACTTCGTCGGCACGCAGTTCCTGTCGGCCGAGGTGGTCGGCGAGCGGGTCCGCGGGGCGGAGGTGTCGCGCCGGGTCGGGGCGTGGCTGGCCCAGCCGCACAACGCCGAGCGGGTGGGCCAGGAGCTCGCCACCGCTGCGAGTTCCGCTGTCGGGGTCCTGCGCGACGACGACGTCCGCGGCCTCGTGGCCGACGCGCTGACCAGGCGGCTCGAGCAGGTGCAGGTGGGCCCGGTGCTCGGACGGGTCCTCGGACCGGTCGTCGCCGACGGCGCCCACCACGGTCTGGTCGACGTCGCGGCGAGTCGCCTGCACGCGTGGCTGCGCGACAACCGCGAGCAGGTGCAGCGGGTCGTCGCGGACCAGGCACCCGACTGGTCGCCGCGCTTCGTCGACCGCAAGGTGGCGGAGAAGGTCTACGACGAGCTGCTGCGGGTCGCCGCCAACGTCGACGCGGACCCGCGCCATCCGTTGCGCGCGACCATCGACTCCTTCCTCGCCCGGCTTGCGACGGACCTGCGCGAGGACCCGTCGACCATCGCGTCCACCGATTCCCTGGTGCAGCGGCTGTCCGCCCGTCCCGAGGTGCGCGAGGCGCTGCACGACCTGGTGTCCGCCGGTCGCAAGCTCGTGCTCGAGCTGGTCGAGGACCCGACGTCGGACCTGCGCCGACGGGTGGCCGAGGCGCTCGCGGCCTTCGGTGCCCGGGTTGCGCGCGACGAGGCGCTGCAGCGGCGGCTCGACGACCAGCTGCTGCGTGCAGTGCTGCACGTCGTCGAGGGCTACCGCGACGAGCTGACCCGGGTCATCACCGACACCGTCGAGCGGTGGGACGGCCCGGAGACCGCCCGCCGCATCGAGCTGCAGGTCGGCCGCGACCTGCAGTTCATCCGCCTCAACGGCACGGTCGTCGGCGCCCTGGCCGGCCTCGCCATCCACGCCGTGACCCTGCTCGCCTGA
- the lysS gene encoding lysine--tRNA ligase, whose product MSNEPEDVPEQVRVRREKYDRLLAGGTPPYALGYPRTATLQEVRDRFDHLETDQASGETVSVAGRVVLSRTGGKLCFATLQEGEAVLQVMVSLDRVGEERLAAWKSDVDLGDHVGITGEVISSKRGELSVLADSWAMTAKALRPLPDKHHGLTDPEARVRQRYVDLVVNASSRQVVRDRAAIVQAVRSNLERDGFIAVETPNLQLVHGGAAARPFHTHLNALDLDVTLRIALELYLKRLIVGGLDRVYEIGKNFRNEGIDSTHFPEFTMLEFYESYGDYDTVAARTRDMVLEAARAVGRTTVPDGQGGEIDLEQPWRSAGIYELVSEAVGEPVDPDTDLDRLTAYAEKHEVALQPGWEAGEVVLELYEKLVEHTLLAPIFVRDYPVAARPLARDHRDDPRLAEAWDLVVAGTELATGYTELVDPVEQRRRLVEQSLKAAGGDPEAMQLDEDFLRALEHGMPPTGGQGMGIDRLVMLLTGLPIRETILFPLVRPEA is encoded by the coding sequence GTGTCGAACGAGCCGGAAGACGTCCCCGAGCAGGTCCGCGTACGCCGCGAGAAGTACGACCGCCTGCTGGCCGGCGGCACGCCGCCCTACGCGCTGGGCTACCCGCGGACCGCGACCCTGCAGGAGGTCCGCGACCGCTTCGACCACCTCGAGACCGACCAGGCCAGTGGCGAGACCGTCAGCGTCGCCGGACGCGTCGTGCTCAGCAGGACCGGCGGCAAGCTCTGCTTCGCCACCCTGCAGGAGGGCGAGGCCGTCCTGCAGGTGATGGTCAGCCTCGACCGCGTCGGCGAGGAGCGGCTCGCGGCGTGGAAGTCCGACGTCGACCTCGGCGACCACGTCGGCATCACCGGCGAGGTCATCAGCAGCAAGCGCGGCGAGCTCTCGGTCCTCGCCGACAGCTGGGCGATGACGGCCAAGGCGCTGCGCCCGCTGCCCGACAAGCACCACGGACTCACCGACCCCGAGGCCCGGGTGCGCCAGCGCTACGTCGACCTCGTCGTCAACGCCAGCAGCCGCCAGGTCGTGCGCGACCGCGCCGCGATCGTGCAGGCCGTGCGCTCCAACCTCGAGCGAGACGGCTTCATCGCGGTCGAGACCCCCAACCTGCAGCTGGTCCACGGCGGCGCGGCCGCGCGCCCGTTCCACACCCACCTCAACGCGCTCGACCTCGACGTCACCCTGCGCATCGCCCTCGAGCTCTACCTCAAGCGGCTCATCGTCGGCGGCCTCGACCGGGTCTATGAGATCGGCAAGAACTTCCGCAACGAAGGCATCGACTCCACGCACTTCCCCGAGTTCACGATGCTCGAGTTCTACGAGTCCTACGGCGACTACGACACCGTCGCGGCCCGCACCCGCGACATGGTGCTCGAGGCCGCGCGCGCCGTCGGCCGCACGACGGTGCCCGACGGCCAGGGCGGCGAGATCGACCTCGAGCAGCCGTGGCGGAGCGCCGGCATCTACGAGCTCGTGTCGGAGGCGGTCGGTGAGCCCGTCGACCCGGACACCGACCTCGACAGGCTCACGGCGTACGCCGAGAAGCACGAGGTCGCGCTGCAGCCCGGCTGGGAAGCGGGCGAGGTCGTCCTGGAGCTCTACGAGAAGCTCGTCGAGCACACCCTGCTCGCCCCGATCTTCGTGCGGGACTACCCCGTCGCGGCCCGCCCGCTGGCCCGCGACCACCGCGACGACCCGCGCCTGGCCGAGGCCTGGGACCTCGTCGTCGCGGGCACCGAGCTGGCCACCGGATACACCGAGCTGGTCGACCCGGTCGAGCAGCGCCGTCGGTTGGTCGAGCAGTCGCTCAAGGCCGCTGGGGGAGACCCCGAGGCGATGCAGCTCGACGAGGACTTCCTGCGCGCGCTCGAGCACGGCATGCCGCCGACCGGCGGTCAGGGGATGGGCATCGACCGGCTCGTCATGCTGCTGACGGGGCTGCCGATCCGCGAGACGATCCTGTTCCCGCTGGTCCGTCCGGAGGCCTGA